A genomic stretch from Mus pahari chromosome 6, PAHARI_EIJ_v1.1, whole genome shotgun sequence includes:
- the Pigv gene encoding GPI mannosyltransferase 2 isoform X2 yields MELLDPSQKEVLRFAVSCRVLTLGLQALFNIIIPDHHADAFSPPRLAPSGSVDQLVEGSAPSIPEPLLQLAADKGYRLAGENAPPWCSWDLPLIYSYIQDVYWNVGLLRYYELRQVPNFLLATPVTVLVVWATWTYVTTHPWLCLTLGLQRTKDRENLEKPHRGFLSPKVFVYLVHAAALLTFGGLCMHVQVLTRFLGSSTPIMYWFPAHLLQDQEPLLRCVDTAPRKPLEDNSTPGQKAPRNCLMKLLCNWKSCSPVTKCILVYFLTYWLLGLILHCNFLPWT; encoded by the exons GCACTCTTCAACATAATCATCCCAGATCACCATGCAGATGCCTTTTCTCCTCCTCGCCTCGCCCCCTCGGGCTCTGTGGATCAGCTCGTGGAAG GCTCAGCCCCCTCCATCCCGGAGCCCTTGCTGCAGCTAGCTGCCGACAAAGGCTACCGACTTGCGGGAGAAAATGCGCCCCCGTGGTGCTCCTGGGACCTTCCTCTAATATACAGCTATATTCAGGATGTCTACTGGAATGTTGGTCTTCTGAGATACTATGAGCTCAGACAGGTGCCCAATTTTCTACTAGCTACACCAGTGACTGTACTGGTTGTATGGGCAACCTGGACATATGTGACCACCCACCCTTGGCTCTGCCTTACACTTGGGCTGCAAAGAACCAAGGACAGGGAGAACCTGGAGAAGCCCCACCGTGGCTTCCTCAGTCCGAAGGTGTTTGTGTACCTGGTCCACGCTGCAGCACTGCTGACCTTTGGAggtctgtgcatgcatgttcag GTTCTCACGCGGTTTTTGGGCTCTTCCACTCCTATCATGTACTGGTTTCCAGCTCACCTGCTTCAGGATCAAGAACCACTGCTGAGGTGTGTGGACACAGCGCCTCGCAAGCCTCTTGAGGACAATTCCACACCCGGACAGAAGGCCCCCAGAAACTGTCTCATGAAACTCTTATGCAATTGGAAGAGTTGCTCTCCAGTCACAAAATGCATTCTAGTCTACTTCCTGACCTACTGGCTTCTAGGACTAATTCTCCATTGCAACTTCCTGCCTTGGACTTGA
- the Pigv gene encoding GPI mannosyltransferase 2 isoform X1 has protein sequence MELLDPSQKEVLRFAVSCRVLTLGLQALFNIIIPDHHADAFSPPRLAPSGSVDQLVEGLLGGLSRWDAEHFLFIAEHGYLYEHNFAFFPGFPLALLMGTELLRPLQGLLSQRSCLLVSVALLNLLFSVLAAVALHDLGCLVLNCPRQALCAALLFCLSPANVFLAAGYSEALFALLTFSAMGQLERGRGWASGLLFALAAGVRSNGLVSIGFLLHSQCRGFCSSLAVLSPWKQLVKLMASMCLAVLTVSLPFALFQYRAYIQFCSPGSAPSIPEPLLQLAADKGYRLAGENAPPWCSWDLPLIYSYIQDVYWNVGLLRYYELRQVPNFLLATPVTVLVVWATWTYVTTHPWLCLTLGLQRTKDRENLEKPHRGFLSPKVFVYLVHAAALLTFGGLCMHVQVLTRFLGSSTPIMYWFPAHLLQDQEPLLRCVDTAPRKPLEDNSTPGQKAPRNCLMKLLCNWKSCSPVTKCILVYFLTYWLLGLILHCNFLPWT, from the exons GCACTCTTCAACATAATCATCCCAGATCACCATGCAGATGCCTTTTCTCCTCCTCGCCTCGCCCCCTCGGGCTCTGTGGATCAGCTCGTGGAAGGTCTTCTGGGTGGTCTGTCTCGATGGGATGCTGAACACTTCCTGTTTATTGCTGAGCACGGCTACCTTTATGAGCACAACTTTGCCTTTTTCCCTGGCTTTCCCTTGGCCCTGCTGATggggactgaactgctgagacCCTTGCAGGGCCTCTTGAGCCAGCGCAGTTGCCTGCTGGTCTCAGTAGCACTTCTCAACTTGCTTTTCTCCGTGCTGGCTGCAGTGGCACTTCATGACTTGGGTTGTCTGGTTCTGAACTGTCCTCGGCAGGCCTTGTGTGCAGCGctgctcttctgcctcagccctgcCAACGTCTTCCTGGCAGCTGGCTACTCGGAAGCTTTGTTTGCCTTGCTGACGTTCAGCGCCATGGGGCAGCTGGAGAGGGGCCGTGGCTGGGCTAGTGGGCTGCTCTTCGCTCTTGCTGCTGGGGTGCGCTCCAATGGGCTGGTGAGCATCGGCTTCCTCCTGCACTCTCAGTGCAGGGGCTTCTGTTCTTCTCTGGCGGTGCTGAGCCCCTGGAAGCAGCTGGTGAAGCTGATGGCCTCTATGTGCTTGGCAGTGCTCACAGTCAGCCTTCCCTTCGCCCTCTTTCAGTATCGTGCCTACATCCAGTTCTGTTCACCAGGCTCAGCCCCCTCCATCCCGGAGCCCTTGCTGCAGCTAGCTGCCGACAAAGGCTACCGACTTGCGGGAGAAAATGCGCCCCCGTGGTGCTCCTGGGACCTTCCTCTAATATACAGCTATATTCAGGATGTCTACTGGAATGTTGGTCTTCTGAGATACTATGAGCTCAGACAGGTGCCCAATTTTCTACTAGCTACACCAGTGACTGTACTGGTTGTATGGGCAACCTGGACATATGTGACCACCCACCCTTGGCTCTGCCTTACACTTGGGCTGCAAAGAACCAAGGACAGGGAGAACCTGGAGAAGCCCCACCGTGGCTTCCTCAGTCCGAAGGTGTTTGTGTACCTGGTCCACGCTGCAGCACTGCTGACCTTTGGAggtctgtgcatgcatgttcag GTTCTCACGCGGTTTTTGGGCTCTTCCACTCCTATCATGTACTGGTTTCCAGCTCACCTGCTTCAGGATCAAGAACCACTGCTGAGGTGTGTGGACACAGCGCCTCGCAAGCCTCTTGAGGACAATTCCACACCCGGACAGAAGGCCCCCAGAAACTGTCTCATGAAACTCTTATGCAATTGGAAGAGTTGCTCTCCAGTCACAAAATGCATTCTAGTCTACTTCCTGACCTACTGGCTTCTAGGACTAATTCTCCATTGCAACTTCCTGCCTTGGACTTGA